In the Paenibacillus sp. FSL R7-0337 genome, GGACTGGCTGTGGTTGACGAAGCGCCCCGGCTGCGCAATCTGTGAGAGCATAATCAGCAGGGTTCCTTTCATAAAAGCTTCGAATCCGGGCATTTGTTGCTCATACGCGTTCATCATGCGGTTCAGATGCAGCAGCAGCTCCGCCTGCCAGGGAACAGAAGGGGTGAGGTGGCGCGGAAAGCTCTGGCGTTTCTCCTGAAGCGGCAAAATGACGCTCTGCTGGATGGTATCATATTGGGCGCTGGCCAGCAGGTCGGGGTGGAAGACAAGGGCGCAGAAGCGGCAGGGGGTCTCCGTAAGTGCGTGAGCGGCGTGGATATCCCCGGATTCAATGAACACAGCCTCACCGGGACGAAGCGTGAAATAGTCGCTGTCCACTTGAAACAGAATCTCGCCTTCCAGCAGCAGGAAGAACTCGGCTTCCTCATGCCAGTGGGTGTCCAGGACATGCGCTCCGGCGGGAAGGTCAATCCAGTAGGCAGCCAGGGGGAACATGACATCCCCGTGTTCGCGGTCTTCTTTGAGCAAGCGCTGCGAGGTGCGGTCCATTAGGGGCCTCCTTGTGAGATGACGTCAAAATAGTGTTATAAATGAGCTTTATATTATTAGTTTTGAACTTTTATTATCGGTATAATGCAACTATATACACCAAATCGAAGGGTGGCAAGTGCACATATGAAATTTACAGACGGCTTATGGCTGGTACGTGACGGAATTACAATCAATGGTGCAGTGCAGAACTATGTGGTAGAAAAAACGGAGGAAGGCCTGACTGCCATCACGCAGACGACGCCCATCACGGGACGTTCGGCGACGCTCAACTCCACACTGCTGACGGTGAAATTCCATTCCCCGCTTCCGGGCGTGGTAGGCGTCAAGATTATTCATAACGACGGCGTGATTCCACGCGGACCTTCGTTCGAGCTGACTGAGGGAACCGGCGATCATGTGGAAATCGAGGAGACAGAGGCGCAGACGGTGCTGATCAGCGGAGGACTCCGCGT is a window encoding:
- a CDS encoding AraC family transcriptional regulator gives rise to the protein MDRTSQRLLKEDREHGDVMFPLAAYWIDLPAGAHVLDTHWHEEAEFFLLLEGEILFQVDSDYFTLRPGEAVFIESGDIHAAHALTETPCRFCALVFHPDLLASAQYDTIQQSVILPLQEKRQSFPRHLTPSVPWQAELLLHLNRMMNAYEQQMPGFEAFMKGTLLIMLSQIAQPGRFVNHSQSVGTEPAKIDRLKRVILYIQDNYQEPIRTRDLSGLIPMSEGQFCRFFKSMTRKTPVDYINSYRVRQAAALLKQGDRKISDIAMDVGFDNVSYFIKVFRKVMNCSPSEFRKDASPFAGQNQLYP